The window GTTCTGTAAAATGGAACTGGAAAACAAGATAAACTCCTTAAGAAACGATTTGGAAACCGATTACAAGATTCTCGTCGGTGAGATAGTCATCGAGAGACTGAATGTGGACGATCTTTACGAGATCCTCCGCTACGGATGGGACAGGAACGATCTCCAGAAGATGCTGGATGAGGAGGACTATGCAGGGATCGGCATACTCGCCGCATGGATCAGGGAATGCGGGAACGGATGCCACGGATTCATGGTCGAGGACGACCCCTATGTATATCCGCTGGATGAGGACGGCAACTACGTCGAGGGAACATTCGGGAGGTGCTTCTGATGGAGGATTGGCAGATCGCTGTACTGAACTCGGAGCATCTGACCGTGGAGCAGCAGCGCAGGACAGGATACCGTCTGGTGATCAGCAGATGCACCAAGAAGGACAGGATGCCCATACAGGAAGTCGTCGTCAGACTGAAGCACTCCAACCGGAAGCCCGTTATAATGTGCCCTGAGGATCCGATGAAGGGAATGTTCGCACCGAAGAAGGAGGTTCTGGACGTACTGATGGCCAGGGAGGACTATCAGGAATTCAGGATGTGGCTCGCAGAGGCCAAGATGAACGGGGTGATGTGAATGGGCAACAGAGCTGTCATCACGACCGAGGAGAACTTCAACAAGATGAAAGGGATCGGGATATACCTTCATTGGAACGGAGGATACGACTCCGTGGAGGGATTCCTGGAGTACTGCAGACTGAGGTCCTTCAGGCCTCCTGAGAGGGACGACTACGGATGGGCCAGGCTCTGCCAGGTCATCGGGAACTTCATGGGAGCAGATGGATGCTCCGTCGGGATAGACGACATCGACAATCTGGACGTGAACAATGGTGACAACGGCACCTACTTCATCAAGGATTGGAAGATTGTCGGAAGGAAGTTCAACGAGCATCCGGAACAGAAGGATTATCCTCTGATGGCCTTCCTGGAGGCGGTGGACGAGAGTCAGCCAGAGGCCCAGAAGCTCGGCAAGGAGATGATCGAAGGGCTCATCCATCATGGGAAGGTTATCTCCCAAATCAGCTGGAATTACAGCTACGAGATCTCCAAGAGGGAAGAGAGCGGATTAGCTGCGAGGCCTTTCGAGATCGGGAAGTACTATTCCTCCAATCAGAAGGATTCGAGATTCATCGTTAGGATCGTGGATAAGCAGTACATGAATGCGGTTATCGACATCGACGGACAGGAGATGGTTGTACCGAGATTCGTCTGGAGGGACGGTTCGGAATCCATCCTGGTGAATGATGAGGATGGTAAGGAGAGATCCATCAGATCCGTGAATGAGGTGATAGCATGAGCCTGTTCGAGACCGGGACGGTGGTCATGACCTGCGGGATCAGGGACATGATATGCGCGGACGAGCTCGCCCAGGAGGTCGTACAGAGCTGCCTTGAAAGGCACTGCAAGGGCGACTGGGGAGACCTCTGCGAGGATGACAAGGCGATGAACGACGAGTCGCTGGAAGCCGAGAGAAACGGCGACTGGGCTGACAGCCTGTTCAGCAGCTACGAGACCGACGTCGGGAAGATATATGTAATCACGGAATCAGATAGATCCGTAACAACTATTCTTCGCCCTGAAGAATACTGACAAACAGAGGGTCATAATGACCCTCATTTTACGTCATAATCATTATTATGAGAACATCGATGGAAAAGAAGTCTGCATTGATGATGAAATTCCATTCGAGATTCCCCAATCATGGAGATGGGTGAGATTAGGCAATATTTTCAATATGCGGTCAGCAATGCGCATTCATCAATCCGATTGGAAATCAGAAGGAATTCCATTCTATCGTGGCAGGGAGTTGGTCCAGTTATCAAATACAGGTAAAACAAGCCCTGAAGTCTTTTTGAGTCCTTCATTTTATCAAGAACTGAAAGACAAGGGTGGAGTTCCCTCCATTGGCGATATTTTGATCTCAGCAGTAGGCACTATTGGTAAAACGTATATCGTGACGGATGACAGACCGTTTTATTACAAAGATGCCTACATATTATGCTTTGAGAACTATGCAAATTTGTTTTCTAATTATTTCCAGATTTCAATTGCCTCGCCTTATTTGCAAAGTCAAATTAAAGACGGGTCAGAAGCAACAACGGTTTCCCAGCTTACTCTCATCAAAGCCAATAGTTTGCTCTGTCCTATTCCGCCAGAACAGGAGCAGAAAAGAATATGTGAGTGCTATAACAAGATCAGTTCTCTAATATTTGATTATTCAATTCTTTTCGATTCAATTGTCAGTTTAGATTCTAACATTGAGAAATCAATCACCGATGCTATTGTACAGTACGCAATTCAAGGTAAACTCGTTTCTCAAAAAACTGATGAAGAATCAGTCAAAATCCAATGCAAGAATCCAATCATCAGACGTGATAATTCCTATTATGAACTAAAAAATGACATTGAGATACAATGTTCGAACATTCCTTTTTTAATACCACTATCTTGGAAATGGATCAAATTATCAGATTTAGTTGATGTGAAAGAGGAATATTCCATTGTGGATGGCCCCTTTGGCAGCGATCTAAAGAAAGAACATTACACAGACAAAAAAGAAGTTCGCATTATCCAGTTGAGTAACTTAGGCGATGGGTATTGGAAGAATGAGAATTGTAAATACACTACATTTGAACATGCAAAAGAATTAGAAAGATGTCTGGCTAAGCCTGGCGATTTGGTTATAGCTAAGATGATGCCCGCTGGGCGCACATCAATTATACCCTCAACAGAAAACGACTATATTCTGTCGTCCGATACTATTAAGTTTATTCCAAATCCAGAATTGAACAAACAGTATCTACTTCTAGCAATGAACAGTCAAATGTTCAGAGATCAGATAGCTGCAGATGTCCATGGCATCACTAGAGTCCGCACAAGTGTCACGAAAATTAGAGGTTACGTATTGCCAATACCCCCAATAGAAGAGCAGGATAGAATCGTAGAGAGAGTAAACATACTTCTTTCACTTACCAATCAACTGTCTGATTAACTATCTCACGTTGCTCATTAGAACTCATGCGAAGATAGATGCGTGTGGTCTCTATACTTTCATGACCGAGAAGATCTGCCAATAATGCAATATCGTTGTAGCGTTGCATGAATGTTTTTGCGAACATATGACGAAAAGAATGAGGATATACAACAGAAGGATCAATTCCATATCTGACAGCTAACTTCTTCAGTTGCGATGATATGCCTTTGGCACTCAAAATGTTGCCTTTCGAATTAACAAAAAGAGGTCCAGTATACTTTCCTATAGAATCCAACCATCTCATGGCATCTATCTGAAGCAAAAGCGGGATGTAAATTCTTCTAATCTTGCCACCCTTGGAATAGATGTCCACATATCCAATTCTGATGTGTTCCACCTTGAATTGTAGAAGTTCGTTGATTCTGGATCCTGTAGAACCTAAGAATCTAACGATATAATACCAAAGAAGATTCTCATCTGATAAAAGTCCGTTTTTCAGGCA is drawn from Thermoplasmata archaeon and contains these coding sequences:
- a CDS encoding integrase; translated protein: MILMTFESHLKSLGKSDNTIVAYLHTIKLFNESFSEINENSIAAFKTFLIDNYHPRTVNLRISAMNAYLKYSGQPIRMSSIRYQQQTYLDNVISLADYECLKNGLLSDENLLWYYIVRFLGSTGSRINELLQFKVEHIRIGYVDIYSKGGKIRRIYIPLLLQIDAMRWLDSIGKYTGPLFVNSKGNILSAKGISSQLKKLAVRYGIDPSVVYPHSFRHMFAKTFMQRYNDIALLADLLGHESIETTRIYLRMSSNEQREIVNQTVDW